From a region of the Agromyces ramosus genome:
- a CDS encoding SCO3242 family prenyltransferase, whose protein sequence is MTTVGDVLELVRAPAALTVLGDTMAGGYAGGGRLRRRQWLLPVASVFLYSGGMALNDYADRTLDAVERPERPIPSGRIAPRRALGIAVACMAVGLGLAAGGGGRRALTVAVPLVGAIVSYNTVFKDTVIGPVSMAACRGLDVMMGAGGARAAVPAAAAVALHTAGVTAQSRGEVHGGSTRVAAAGLTVTSATTIASVAGGVHSPIAVAGALAGGAAYAGAVLPSQLAALDDPSAGNVRTATRAGIGAMIPLQATLVARTGAHLPAMALGAVDLLRRRLAARRRAGDVT, encoded by the coding sequence TTGACCACCGTCGGCGACGTGCTCGAGCTCGTGCGCGCGCCCGCGGCGCTCACGGTCCTCGGCGACACGATGGCGGGCGGGTACGCCGGCGGCGGCCGGCTGCGCCGTCGGCAGTGGCTGCTGCCCGTGGCATCCGTCTTCCTGTACAGCGGCGGCATGGCCCTGAACGACTACGCCGACCGCACGCTCGACGCCGTCGAACGGCCGGAGCGGCCCATCCCCTCGGGGCGGATCGCGCCGCGCCGGGCGCTCGGCATCGCCGTGGCCTGCATGGCGGTGGGGCTCGGCCTCGCCGCCGGCGGGGGAGGGCGTCGCGCCCTCACGGTCGCGGTGCCGCTCGTCGGCGCGATCGTGTCGTACAACACGGTCTTCAAGGACACCGTCATCGGCCCCGTGAGCATGGCGGCATGTCGTGGACTCGACGTCATGATGGGCGCCGGCGGCGCTCGCGCGGCAGTGCCCGCTGCGGCCGCAGTGGCCCTGCACACGGCCGGTGTCACCGCCCAGTCGCGCGGGGAGGTGCACGGCGGTTCGACCCGGGTCGCGGCCGCCGGCCTCACCGTGACCAGTGCCACGACGATCGCGTCCGTCGCCGGCGGCGTGCACAGCCCGATCGCGGTGGCCGGCGCGCTGGCCGGCGGCGCCGCCTATGCGGGCGCCGTGCTGCCGAGCCAACTCGCGGCACTCGACGACCCCTCGGCCGGCAACGTCCGTACTGCGACACGAGCCGGCATCGGCGCGATGATCCCGCTGCAGGCGACGCTCGTCGCACGAACGGGCGCGCACCTTCCCGCGATGGCACTCGGGGCCGTCGACCTCCTCCGCCGCCGGCTCGCGGCACGGCGCCGGGCAGGTGACGTGACATGA
- a CDS encoding sugar phosphate isomerase/epimerase family protein: MTIALGDTAHAAGPLPGAGFVLGYGTNGFTDHPLDAALRVLESTGYGALALTLGHPHLDPFAEDADHRAALLRERLDELGWRVVVETGTRYLLDPYAKHRPTLVDEYAAARMRFLRRAIDLAVTLRADCVSLWSGVLPEGVGPEEGWRRLLPRMREIVAYAEASGVTLGVEPEPGMLIETVDDALRLREELGSPDVLGITVDLGHCVLVEPEGVVGALRAAGPLLVNVQVDDMMPDAHEHLELGRGRLDLAAALATLHEIGFHGVAAMELPRHAHDAPRVAARSMRAIHDAWRER; encoded by the coding sequence ATGACGATCGCGCTCGGCGACACCGCGCACGCCGCGGGCCCGCTGCCCGGAGCGGGCTTCGTACTCGGGTACGGCACCAACGGATTCACCGACCACCCCCTCGACGCCGCACTCCGGGTGCTGGAGTCGACGGGCTACGGCGCACTGGCGCTCACGCTCGGGCACCCGCACCTCGACCCGTTCGCCGAGGATGCCGACCACCGGGCGGCGCTCCTGCGGGAACGACTCGACGAGCTGGGATGGCGGGTCGTGGTCGAGACCGGCACCCGCTACCTGCTCGACCCGTATGCCAAGCACCGGCCGACCCTCGTCGACGAGTACGCGGCAGCGCGGATGCGCTTCCTGCGCCGCGCCATCGACCTCGCGGTGACGCTGCGTGCCGACTGCGTCTCGCTCTGGTCGGGTGTCCTTCCCGAGGGGGTCGGCCCCGAAGAGGGCTGGCGCCGGCTGCTGCCGCGCATGCGCGAGATCGTCGCGTACGCCGAGGCCTCCGGTGTCACGCTCGGCGTCGAACCCGAGCCCGGCATGCTCATCGAGACCGTCGACGACGCCCTTCGACTCCGCGAGGAGCTCGGCTCGCCCGACGTGCTCGGCATCACCGTCGACCTCGGGCACTGCGTCCTCGTCGAACCCGAGGGGGTCGTGGGGGCCCTTCGCGCCGCGGGCCCGCTGCTCGTCAACGTGCAGGTCGACGACATGATGCCCGACGCCCACGAGCACTTGGAACTCGGCCGGGGCCGGCTCGACCTCGCCGCCGCGCTCGCGACGCTCCACGAGATCGGCTTCCACGGCGTGGCGGCGATGGAGCTGCCGCGGCACGCCCACGATGCGCCCCGGGTCGCCGCGCGGAGCATGCGGGCCATCCACGACGCATGGAGGGAACGATGA
- a CDS encoding EboA domain-containing protein → MTNQWTVTAVSEVAAEPQRIVVLFPAAGRAVGRAPIDPVADPLGVRHGTVDDRARAELVCALLAALPAAPAAAQLADLYRYGDDAERRGVLCGLNESSNVPPDVAAVGVELVADALRTNDPRLVAAALGPFAVGHLDQHGWRHGVLKALFMGIPLDVVADLERRADPELARMAAALITERQAAGRTVSDDMTRLATITTTTTTPGG, encoded by the coding sequence ATGACGAACCAGTGGACCGTGACGGCCGTGAGCGAGGTGGCCGCCGAACCGCAGCGCATCGTCGTGCTGTTCCCGGCGGCGGGGCGCGCCGTCGGGCGTGCTCCGATCGACCCGGTCGCCGACCCGCTCGGCGTGCGTCACGGCACCGTCGACGACCGCGCCCGCGCCGAGCTCGTGTGCGCGCTGCTCGCTGCGCTGCCGGCAGCCCCTGCGGCAGCGCAGCTCGCCGACCTCTACCGATACGGCGACGACGCCGAGCGCCGCGGCGTGCTGTGCGGGCTGAACGAGTCGTCGAACGTGCCGCCCGACGTCGCGGCCGTCGGCGTCGAGCTCGTGGCCGACGCACTGCGCACGAACGACCCGCGCCTCGTCGCGGCCGCCCTCGGGCCGTTCGCCGTCGGGCACCTCGACCAGCACGGGTGGCGGCACGGCGTGCTCAAGGCGCTCTTCATGGGCATCCCCCTCGACGTCGTCGCCGACCTCGAGCGTCGCGCCGACCCCGAACTCGCCCGCATGGCGGCCGCCCTGATCACCGAGCGGCAGGCCGCCGGGCGCACGGTGAGCGACGACATGACGAGGCTCGCGACGATCACCACGACCACCACGACGCCTGGAGGCTGA
- a CDS encoding TatD family hydrolase — MRIFDPHIHMSARTTDDYVAMYESGVRAVVEPSFWLGQPRTSVGSFVDYFDALIGWERFRAAQYGIRHHCTIGLNPKEANDPRCREALAVLPRYLAKDGVVAVGELGYDSMTPEEDEVFVTQLALARDVGLPAVVHTPHRDKAAGTTRTLDVVRASGIGPERVVVDHLNETTVREVAESGAWMGFSIYPDTKMDERRMVAILREYGTERMLVNSAADWGQSDPLKTRKTGQAMLDAGFSEHDVDVVLWQNPVAFYGQSGRLHLDPVPGFAEDEPVAPATFEGNSVLRGARA; from the coding sequence ATGCGCATCTTCGATCCCCACATCCACATGAGCGCCCGCACGACCGACGACTACGTCGCGATGTACGAATCCGGAGTGCGGGCCGTCGTCGAGCCGTCGTTCTGGCTCGGCCAGCCGCGCACGAGCGTCGGGAGCTTCGTCGACTACTTCGACGCCCTCATCGGGTGGGAGCGATTCCGTGCTGCCCAGTACGGCATCCGCCATCACTGCACGATCGGCCTGAACCCGAAGGAGGCGAACGACCCGCGCTGCCGCGAAGCGCTCGCGGTGCTGCCGCGCTACCTCGCCAAGGACGGCGTCGTGGCCGTGGGCGAGCTCGGCTACGACTCGATGACGCCCGAAGAGGATGAGGTGTTCGTCACGCAGCTCGCACTCGCCCGCGACGTCGGGCTGCCCGCGGTCGTGCACACGCCGCACCGCGACAAGGCCGCCGGCACGACGCGCACGCTCGACGTCGTGCGTGCATCCGGCATCGGCCCCGAGCGCGTGGTCGTCGATCACCTCAACGAGACGACGGTCCGCGAGGTCGCGGAGTCCGGCGCCTGGATGGGCTTCTCGATCTACCCAGACACCAAGATGGACGAGCGCCGCATGGTCGCGATCCTGCGCGAGTACGGCACCGAGCGGATGCTCGTGAACTCGGCGGCCGACTGGGGCCAGTCCGACCCCCTGAAGACCCGCAAGACCGGGCAGGCCATGCTCGACGCGGGCTTCTCGGAGCACGACGTCGACGTCGTGCTCTGGCAGAACCCGGTGGCGTTCTACGGCCAGAGCGGGCGCCTGCACCTCGATCCGGTGCCCGGCTTCGCCGAAGACGAACCGGTCGCCCCGGCGACCTTCGAGGGCAACTCGGTGCTGCGAGGGGCGCGAGCCTGA
- the eboE gene encoding metabolite traffic protein EboE, protein MELSYCTNVHPAEDLDGVLEQLDAFSGPVRRAAGLDQLGVGLWLPADLASRLAASAEDRDRLRARLDANGLVLRTINAFPYRAFHAEVVKLDVYRPDWTDARRVAHTIDCATVLADLLPEGGAGSISTLPLGWRDPWTADDDWQATASLARVSRVLRALRDDTGRTVRLAIEPEPGCVLDTVHDVVEWLGARTRSGEIDPEFVGVCLDTCHLAVSFADPADAVRGIADAGLRVVKVQASAALHVEDPSDSRSRDAIAAFVEPRYLHQTREQGRDGTVLATDDLADALDRLPAEGPWRVHFHVPLHLTPRAPLTATTDVLVAALDAVRGIPHGDEAHVDVETYTWTVLPEPVDDLVAGIAGEVRWAADLLLDSDARHPSSAVLAPSEVNA, encoded by the coding sequence ATGGAGCTGTCGTACTGCACCAACGTGCACCCCGCCGAAGACCTCGACGGTGTGCTCGAACAGCTCGACGCCTTCTCGGGGCCCGTGCGGCGGGCGGCGGGGCTCGATCAGCTCGGCGTGGGGCTGTGGCTCCCGGCCGACCTCGCCTCGCGCCTGGCCGCGAGCGCGGAGGATCGCGACCGGCTGCGCGCGCGGCTCGACGCGAACGGGCTCGTCCTGCGAACCATCAACGCCTTTCCGTACCGCGCGTTCCACGCCGAGGTCGTGAAGCTCGACGTCTACCGGCCGGACTGGACCGACGCCCGCCGGGTCGCGCACACCATCGATTGCGCCACGGTGCTCGCCGACCTCCTCCCCGAGGGCGGCGCGGGCAGCATCTCGACGCTCCCGCTCGGATGGCGGGACCCGTGGACGGCCGACGACGACTGGCAGGCCACCGCGTCGCTCGCGAGGGTGTCGCGCGTGCTGCGCGCACTCCGCGACGACACCGGCCGCACGGTGCGGCTCGCAATCGAGCCCGAACCCGGCTGCGTGCTCGACACCGTGCACGACGTGGTCGAGTGGCTCGGCGCGCGCACGCGCTCGGGCGAGATCGATCCCGAGTTCGTCGGCGTCTGCCTCGACACCTGCCACCTCGCCGTGTCGTTCGCGGACCCGGCCGACGCGGTCCGCGGCATCGCCGACGCCGGACTCCGGGTCGTGAAGGTGCAGGCCTCGGCGGCGCTGCACGTCGAGGACCCGTCCGACTCGCGAAGCCGCGACGCGATCGCGGCGTTCGTCGAACCGCGCTACCTCCACCAGACGCGCGAGCAGGGTCGTGACGGCACCGTGCTCGCCACGGACGACCTCGCGGACGCCCTCGACCGGCTGCCCGCCGAGGGGCCGTGGCGGGTGCACTTCCATGTCCCGCTCCACCTGACGCCGCGCGCCCCGCTGACCGCGACGACCGACGTGCTCGTGGCCGCGCTCGACGCGGTCCGTGGCATCCCGCACGGTGACGAGGCCCACGTCGATGTCGAGACCTACACCTGGACCGTGCTTCCCGAGCCCGTCGACGACCTCGTGGCCGGCATCGCCGGTGAGGTGCGGTGGGCGGCCGACCTGCTGCTCGACAGCGACGCGCGGCATCCGTCGTCCGCCGTGCTCGCACCCTCGGAGGTGAACGCGTGA
- a CDS encoding alkaline phosphatase family protein, with the protein MTSVLLLDVVGMTPRTLAHMPRLSALAASGVQTGLGTVLPAVTCSVQSTMLTGRTPAGHGIVGNGWYFRDQGEVHLWRQHNALVQGEKVWETARRQRPDFTAANIGWWYAMGASTDITVTPRPVYHADGRKSPDAYVRPPALHDELTGALGEFPLFQYWGPTASIASTRWMVEATRIIMREQQSDLVMAYLPHLDYDLQRFGPESVEADRAAAELDVVITPLLDDAQAAGATVIAVAEYGIETANRPVDINRVLRAEGLLEVYEQQGREQLDPWTSRAFAVADHQVAHVYVVDPADVDRVRDLLGQVPGVDEVLDRSAQQRYGLDHERSGELVVIAEPGAWFTYYYWLDDDRAPEFARGVDIHRKPGYDPAELFFDPADRFAKARAGLGLLRKKVGLRYAMNVVPLDPSWVRGTHGRLPDSKADSPLLLCSDAALPFWDGARDTVPAARVRDLVLQAAGVGASVATT; encoded by the coding sequence GTGACATCCGTGCTCCTGCTCGACGTCGTCGGCATGACCCCGCGCACGCTGGCGCACATGCCGCGGCTCAGTGCCCTCGCGGCATCCGGAGTCCAGACCGGCCTCGGCACGGTGCTGCCCGCGGTGACCTGCAGCGTGCAGTCGACCATGCTCACGGGCCGCACCCCGGCCGGGCACGGCATCGTGGGCAACGGCTGGTACTTCCGGGACCAGGGCGAGGTGCACCTCTGGCGCCAGCACAACGCGCTCGTGCAGGGGGAGAAGGTCTGGGAGACCGCACGGCGGCAGCGGCCGGACTTCACGGCGGCGAACATCGGCTGGTGGTACGCGATGGGGGCGAGCACCGACATCACCGTCACCCCTCGGCCCGTCTACCATGCCGACGGGCGCAAGTCGCCCGACGCCTATGTGCGACCCCCGGCGCTGCACGACGAGCTGACCGGTGCGCTCGGCGAGTTCCCGCTCTTCCAGTACTGGGGGCCGACGGCGTCCATCGCGTCGACCCGGTGGATGGTCGAGGCGACCCGCATCATCATGCGCGAGCAGCAGTCGGACCTCGTGATGGCGTACCTGCCGCACCTCGACTACGACCTCCAGCGCTTCGGGCCCGAGTCGGTCGAAGCCGATCGGGCGGCCGCGGAGCTCGACGTGGTGATCACGCCGCTGCTCGACGACGCGCAGGCCGCAGGCGCCACCGTGATCGCGGTCGCGGAGTACGGCATCGAGACCGCGAACCGGCCGGTCGACATCAACCGCGTCCTCCGCGCCGAGGGCCTCCTCGAGGTCTACGAGCAGCAGGGGCGCGAGCAACTCGATCCGTGGACGTCCCGCGCATTCGCCGTGGCCGACCACCAGGTCGCGCACGTCTACGTGGTCGACCCCGCCGACGTCGACCGGGTGCGCGACCTGCTGGGGCAGGTGCCGGGCGTCGACGAGGTGCTCGACCGCTCGGCCCAGCAGCGGTACGGGCTCGACCATGAGCGATCGGGCGAGCTCGTCGTGATCGCCGAGCCGGGCGCGTGGTTCACCTACTATTACTGGCTCGACGACGATCGCGCGCCCGAGTTCGCGCGCGGCGTCGACATCCACCGCAAGCCCGGTTACGATCCGGCCGAGCTCTTCTTCGACCCGGCCGACCGGTTCGCGAAGGCCCGTGCGGGCCTCGGCCTCCTGCGCAAGAAGGTCGGGCTCCGGTACGCGATGAATGTCGTGCCGCTCGACCCCTCGTGGGTTCGGGGCACGCACGGCCGTCTCCCCGATTCGAAGGCGGACTCCCCGCTCCTGCTCTGCTCGGATGCCGCATTGCCGTTCTGGGACGGCGCCCGTGACACGGTGCCCGCGGCCCGGGTGCGCGACCTCGTGCTGCAGGCGGCCGGGGTCGGCGCATCGGTGGCGACGACGTGA
- the idi gene encoding isopentenyl-diphosphate Delta-isomerase gives MTVALPVEEVEPVEQVEQVVLLDADGVPVGAMDKARVHGTETPLHLAFSCYGFDRDGRMLLTRRSLGKQTWPGVWTNTCCGHPSPGEDLESAIRRRLRSELGVEPTSLRPVLPDFRYRAVAPDGIVENEVCPVYFAELPADPDPAADEVMDWRWVDPADFFRVVDAMPSLLSPWSVLQAGELRAEGVLRVES, from the coding sequence GTGACCGTGGCCCTCCCGGTCGAGGAGGTCGAGCCGGTCGAGCAGGTGGAGCAGGTGGTGCTCCTCGACGCCGACGGCGTCCCCGTCGGCGCGATGGACAAGGCGAGGGTCCACGGCACCGAGACGCCGCTGCACCTCGCGTTCTCCTGCTACGGCTTCGACCGCGACGGCCGGATGCTGCTGACGCGGCGTTCGCTCGGCAAGCAGACCTGGCCCGGGGTGTGGACCAACACGTGCTGCGGTCATCCGTCGCCCGGGGAGGATCTCGAGTCGGCGATCCGCCGCCGGCTGCGATCCGAGCTGGGCGTCGAGCCCACCTCGCTCCGGCCGGTGCTGCCCGACTTCCGCTACCGCGCGGTGGCGCCCGACGGGATCGTCGAGAACGAGGTGTGCCCCGTGTACTTCGCGGAGCTGCCGGCCGATCCGGATCCGGCGGCCGACGAGGTCATGGACTGGCGCTGGGTCGACCCGGCAGACTTCTTCCGGGTCGTCGACGCCATGCCGTCGCTCCTCAGCCCATGGAGCGTGTTGCAGGCCGGGGAACTGCGCGCGGAGGGGGTGCTCCGCGTTGAATCGTGA
- a CDS encoding ROK family transcriptional regulator — protein sequence MTDISRTDQDRHITALGSSVASDLFQILRDGRPRTRTELSAMTGLARSTVALRIDALMKLGLVGPVGDAVSTGGRPSSQFAIAASGRVVLGVDVGASHVRIAVSDLTGRIQAETSERIRVAEGPEAVLTWVSGAAHDLLDQLGRAPADLLAIGIGLPGPVEHSSGRPINPPIMPGWDRFDVPGWFRGTFDAPVLVDNDVNIMALGERELSWPEVDHLIFVKVATGIGSGVISGGILQRGAQGTAGDIGHVHVARGADVPCQCGNRGCLEALASGPALGRELRDLAGATGMSGMAPESSQDVVELVKGGNITAIQAVRQAGRDIGEVLTTCVSLINPSVIVIGGSLAQAGEHLIAGVREIVYTRSMPLATEHLQITQSKAGADAAVLGACMLAIHHALSPSNIEEMVIGAPTAAKV from the coding sequence ATGACCGACATAAGTCGCACCGACCAGGACCGGCATATCACCGCCCTCGGTTCCTCCGTGGCGAGCGACCTCTTCCAGATCCTGCGCGACGGGCGCCCACGCACGCGAACCGAGCTCTCGGCGATGACGGGCCTCGCCCGATCCACCGTCGCCCTGCGCATCGACGCCCTCATGAAATTGGGCCTCGTGGGGCCCGTCGGCGACGCCGTCTCGACGGGCGGTCGCCCGTCGTCGCAGTTCGCGATCGCGGCCAGCGGGCGGGTGGTGCTCGGCGTCGACGTCGGCGCCTCGCACGTGCGCATCGCCGTGAGCGATCTGACCGGTCGTATCCAGGCCGAGACCAGTGAGCGCATTCGCGTCGCCGAAGGACCCGAGGCGGTGCTGACCTGGGTCTCGGGTGCCGCACACGACCTCCTCGACCAGCTGGGGCGGGCACCCGCCGACCTGCTCGCGATCGGCATCGGGCTCCCCGGTCCCGTCGAGCACAGCAGCGGACGCCCCATCAATCCGCCGATCATGCCCGGCTGGGACCGGTTCGACGTGCCCGGCTGGTTCCGCGGCACCTTCGACGCGCCCGTGCTCGTCGACAACGACGTGAACATCATGGCGCTCGGCGAGCGCGAGCTCTCGTGGCCCGAAGTCGACCACCTCATCTTCGTGAAGGTCGCGACCGGCATCGGCTCCGGCGTCATCTCGGGCGGCATCCTGCAGCGGGGTGCGCAGGGCACAGCCGGCGACATCGGCCACGTCCACGTGGCGCGCGGCGCCGACGTCCCCTGCCAGTGCGGCAACCGCGGCTGCCTCGAGGCGCTCGCCTCCGGTCCCGCGCTCGGGCGCGAACTCCGCGACCTGGCGGGCGCGACGGGCATGTCGGGCATGGCGCCCGAGTCGAGCCAAGACGTGGTGGAGCTCGTCAAGGGCGGTAACATCACCGCGATCCAGGCCGTTCGCCAGGCCGGCCGCGACATCGGCGAGGTCCTCACGACATGTGTGAGCCTCATCAATCCGTCGGTGATCGTCATCGGCGGCTCGCTCGCCCAGGCCGGCGAGCACCTCATCGCCGGCGTTCGCGAGATCGTCTACACCCGGTCGATGCCGCTCGCCACCGAGCACCTGCAGATCACCCAGTCCAAGGCCGGTGCCGACGCCGCCGTGCTCGGCGCCTGCATGCTCGCCATCCACCACGCGCTGTCGCCGTCGAACATCGAGGAGATGGTCATCGGGGCGCCGACGGCGGCGAAGGTCTGA
- a CDS encoding sugar phosphate isomerase/epimerase family protein has product MTRPITLFTGQWADLPLEEVARLASSWGYDGLELACWGDHLDPWRWDDDDYIADRLALLERHGLKVWAISNHLTGQAVCDDPIDARHQGILRDRVWGDGDPEGVRQRAAEEMQNTARLAARLGVDTVVGFTGSAIWKYIAMFPPVSQEVIDAGYQDFADRWNPILDVFDEVGVRFAHEVHPSEIAYDYWTTMRTLEAIGNRPAFGLNWDPSHMVWQDLDPVGFLWDFRERIYHVDCKDTRKRMVNGRNGRLGSHLAWADPRRGWDFISTGHGDVPWEDAFRMLNTIGYQGPISIEWEDAGMDRLLGAPEALEFVRRLAFDAPDAAFDAAFSTKAE; this is encoded by the coding sequence GTGACTCGACCGATCACCCTGTTCACCGGCCAGTGGGCCGACCTTCCCCTCGAGGAGGTCGCCCGCCTGGCCTCATCATGGGGGTACGACGGCCTCGAGCTGGCGTGCTGGGGCGACCACCTCGACCCGTGGCGCTGGGACGACGACGACTACATCGCCGATCGGCTCGCGCTGCTCGAGCGCCACGGCCTCAAGGTGTGGGCGATCTCGAACCATCTCACCGGGCAGGCCGTCTGCGACGATCCCATCGACGCGCGGCACCAGGGCATCCTCCGCGACCGCGTCTGGGGCGACGGTGACCCCGAGGGCGTGCGCCAGCGAGCTGCCGAGGAGATGCAGAACACCGCCCGTCTCGCCGCGCGGCTCGGGGTCGACACGGTCGTCGGCTTCACGGGTTCCGCGATCTGGAAGTACATCGCGATGTTCCCGCCGGTCTCACAAGAGGTCATCGACGCCGGCTACCAGGACTTCGCCGACCGGTGGAACCCCATCCTCGACGTCTTCGACGAGGTCGGCGTGCGCTTCGCCCACGAGGTGCACCCATCCGAGATCGCCTACGACTACTGGACGACGATGCGCACCCTCGAGGCCATCGGGAACCGTCCGGCGTTCGGCCTGAACTGGGACCCCAGCCACATGGTGTGGCAGGACCTCGACCCGGTCGGCTTCCTCTGGGACTTCCGCGAGCGCATCTACCACGTCGACTGCAAGGACACGCGCAAGCGCATGGTCAACGGCCGCAACGGGCGGCTCGGCTCCCACCTGGCCTGGGCCGACCCGCGTCGCGGATGGGACTTCATCTCGACCGGGCACGGCGACGTGCCCTGGGAGGACGCGTTCCGCATGCTGAACACGATCGGCTACCAGGGCCCCATCTCGATCGAGTGGGAGGATGCCGGCATGGACCGCCTGCTCGGCGCGCCCGAGGCGCTCGAGTTCGTGCGCAGGCTCGCGTTCGACGCTCCCGACGCAGCGTTCGACGCCGCCTTCAGCACGAAGGCCGAGTAG
- a CDS encoding Gfo/Idh/MocA family protein encodes MTSMRVAMIGYGFMGAAHSQGWRVAPRFFDLPATPEMTLLVGRNGGSVASAAQKWGWAETSSDWREAIARDDIDVIDIVTPGDSHAEIAIAALDAGKHVLCEKPLANSVAEAEQMAAAAERAAARGVLAMVGFTYRRVPAATFARRLVADGAIGEVRSVRAEYLQDWLVDETVPLAWRLQKEHAGSGALGDIGAHAIDLAQFITGQRLTSVAGTIDTVVAERPLLAEGSGLSGTAGAGYGAVTVDDVALFSGRFEQGALGAFVASRMSTGRKNALRIEVSGSRGAIAFDLEDMNSLGYYDDTAPADRRGFTKILVTEPQHPYIAAWWPAGHMLGYEHGFAHQAKDFVEAIAAGAQPTPSFADGLQVQRVLGAVEQSSGARGIWTTTD; translated from the coding sequence ATGACCTCGATGCGCGTAGCCATGATCGGCTACGGATTCATGGGCGCCGCGCACTCGCAGGGCTGGCGCGTCGCGCCGCGGTTCTTCGATCTGCCGGCGACGCCCGAGATGACGCTGCTCGTCGGCCGCAATGGCGGGTCCGTGGCATCCGCTGCCCAGAAATGGGGCTGGGCCGAGACCTCCAGCGACTGGCGTGAGGCGATCGCCCGCGACGACATCGACGTCATCGACATCGTCACTCCCGGCGACTCTCACGCGGAGATCGCGATCGCCGCCCTCGATGCGGGCAAGCACGTGCTGTGCGAGAAGCCACTCGCCAACTCCGTCGCCGAGGCGGAGCAGATGGCCGCCGCCGCCGAACGCGCCGCCGCGCGCGGCGTCCTCGCGATGGTCGGGTTCACCTACCGCCGGGTGCCGGCCGCCACGTTCGCGCGCCGGCTCGTCGCCGACGGTGCCATCGGCGAGGTGCGCAGCGTGCGCGCCGAATACCTGCAGGACTGGCTCGTCGATGAGACCGTTCCCCTCGCGTGGCGGCTGCAGAAGGAGCACGCCGGCTCCGGCGCTCTCGGGGACATCGGAGCGCACGCCATCGACCTCGCCCAATTCATCACCGGCCAGCGCCTCACCAGCGTCGCAGGCACCATCGACACGGTGGTCGCCGAGCGCCCGCTGCTCGCCGAGGGCAGCGGACTCTCCGGCACGGCCGGCGCCGGCTACGGAGCGGTCACCGTCGACGACGTCGCCCTGTTCAGCGGGCGATTCGAGCAGGGCGCCCTCGGCGCCTTCGTGGCGTCTCGCATGAGCACCGGCCGCAAGAACGCGCTCCGCATCGAGGTGTCGGGATCGCGAGGAGCGATCGCCTTCGACCTCGAGGACATGAACTCGCTGGGGTACTACGACGACACCGCACCGGCCGATCGCAGGGGCTTCACGAAGATCCTGGTGACCGAGCCGCAGCACCCGTACATCGCCGCCTGGTGGCCGGCCGGCCATATGCTCGGCTACGAGCACGGGTTCGCACACCAGGCCAAGGACTTCGTCGAGGCGATCGCCGCTGGTGCGCAACCGACGCCCTCGTTCGCCGATGGCCTCCAGGTGCAGCGCGTCCTCGGCGCCGTCGAGCAGAGCTCCGGCGCCCGCGGCATCTGGACCACCACCGACTGA